One Gemmatimonas sp. DNA window includes the following coding sequences:
- a CDS encoding carbohydrate porin, translating to MAGFSESRVSAVRCTRRTSWRDVRSRRDHRRVGRVGVVLERPIATHAQQCGTHGSGEAAFVQNFSNIDADDFRAMGEVWVEQRVLQDRLSIKAGRIDFNNAFAGTDNGASFLNASMGYSPSIMAAPTFPLPTWGVEATVSPWSLFNVGVGVFNGLDGAPAPLGGTSRFQIAQANQQWALGRSPLVGRVGVGAWRHTGLFSALGADPDADPAVPGTRGWYATLDQTVWQGRSRRDDADNHASIAVFAQVGASSPNVQSVHAHRGGGFTLSGLLAARPADLIGMGATHASWGTGRETIGELFYQLPVTSHVSLVADVQRVRRLEGPSVRAFGNVATMRTVLSF from the coding sequence ATCGCCGGCTTTTCCGAGTCTCGAGTCTCCGCAGTTCGATGCACTCGTCGCACATCCTGGCGTGACGTTCGGAGCCGAAGAGATCACCGACGCGTCGGCCGGGTCGGCGTCGTTCTCGAGCGCCCGATCGCTACGCACGCACAGCAGTGTGGAACTCACGGTTCTGGAGAAGCGGCCTTCGTGCAGAACTTCTCCAACATCGACGCCGACGACTTTCGGGCGATGGGGGAAGTGTGGGTCGAGCAGCGCGTGCTGCAGGACCGCCTGAGCATCAAGGCGGGTCGCATCGACTTCAACAACGCGTTTGCCGGCACGGACAATGGCGCGTCGTTCCTGAATGCCTCGATGGGCTATTCACCCAGCATCATGGCCGCGCCCACGTTCCCTTTGCCCACGTGGGGGGTGGAGGCGACCGTCAGTCCGTGGTCGCTGTTCAACGTCGGCGTCGGGGTGTTCAACGGCCTCGATGGCGCACCGGCACCGCTCGGCGGCACCTCACGATTCCAGATCGCCCAGGCGAATCAGCAGTGGGCGCTTGGGCGCTCGCCGCTCGTGGGCCGGGTGGGTGTTGGCGCGTGGCGACATACCGGCCTGTTCTCCGCGCTCGGAGCCGATCCCGACGCTGATCCGGCGGTGCCGGGAACACGCGGGTGGTACGCCACCCTCGACCAGACGGTGTGGCAGGGACGTTCGCGGCGCGACGACGCCGACAATCACGCCTCGATCGCCGTCTTCGCGCAGGTCGGCGCGTCCAGCCCAAACGTGCAATCGGTCCACGCGCATCGCGGCGGCGGCTTCACCCTGTCCGGCCTGCTGGCCGCGCGGCCCGCTGACCTGATCGGCATGGGCGCGACCCACGCGTCGTGGGGCACTGGCCGGGAGACCATTGGCGAGCTGTTCTATCAGCTTCCGGTCACGTCGCATGTATCGCTCGTGGCCGATGTCCAGCGCGTCCGTCGCCTCGAAGGGCCGAGTGTGCGTGCGTTCGGCAACGTGGCCACGATGCGGACGGTGCTGTCGTTCTGA
- a CDS encoding HDOD domain-containing protein, translating to MMRLQDPLPLASEALHRHGDASAAGVSVDSFSIRTRLARIMEGGDFPALSRQVIDTISTIDDDVASLQRLANVVLREYGLTLSVVRTANSVHYRRGGRPTESATHAMMMLGARVVRQLAGSMMLFEHFQRRSPELKELMILSLLTANHARATALQLGHDDPEAAHLSGMFRNLGEVLVACYFHDDYQRIRSLVQDDGRSEASALRMVLGFAYTDFGVEVANQWGLPDTIAQGIRATAHTSPSLLASVTAFSHELTSTLYQTDSNSSVGPALDAMLDAHRPKIRLTREQVGRIASDALKETREVLLGTDSEQSVLHLRELNAAARRAFGASLTLADDGDAPTMLAEPDVTVRARLRNELDDAVDPASGATIGTVLLQAMEVIMRGGPFDRVVTCFMTGDRMQLVARTGLGTDIDALLSRFSFPVSARGGPVVALTQQRQSVYLPTDRTMHTMEQRWATEQGVSQFGVFPLIVLGKVIGCMYCDRLGSGPAPDRATVRFTKSIADLVVDAIARRRS from the coding sequence ATGATGCGTCTTCAGGATCCCCTGCCCCTCGCCAGCGAAGCCCTCCACCGTCACGGTGACGCCAGCGCCGCCGGCGTGAGCGTCGACAGCTTTTCCATCCGGACGCGGCTCGCACGCATCATGGAGGGTGGTGACTTTCCGGCGTTGTCCCGGCAGGTGATTGATACGATTTCCACCATCGACGACGATGTCGCCTCGCTGCAGCGGCTGGCCAACGTCGTTCTGCGCGAGTACGGGCTCACCTTGAGCGTCGTGCGGACCGCCAACAGCGTGCACTACCGGCGCGGTGGCCGCCCAACCGAGAGTGCGACCCACGCCATGATGATGCTGGGCGCGCGCGTGGTTCGGCAGCTGGCCGGCAGTATGATGCTATTCGAGCACTTCCAGCGTCGCTCGCCGGAGCTCAAGGAGCTGATGATCCTGTCGCTCCTGACCGCCAACCACGCCCGCGCCACCGCACTCCAGTTGGGACACGACGACCCCGAGGCGGCGCATCTCTCGGGAATGTTTCGCAACCTCGGCGAAGTGCTCGTGGCCTGCTACTTCCACGACGACTACCAGCGCATCCGTTCCCTCGTTCAGGACGACGGACGCAGCGAGGCGTCGGCGCTGCGCATGGTGCTCGGTTTCGCGTACACCGACTTCGGTGTCGAAGTGGCGAACCAGTGGGGTCTCCCCGATACCATCGCGCAGGGCATTCGCGCCACGGCGCATACATCGCCGTCGCTCCTCGCATCGGTCACGGCCTTCAGCCATGAGCTCACCAGCACGCTGTATCAGACCGACAGCAACAGCAGCGTAGGACCGGCCCTCGATGCCATGCTCGACGCCCATAGGCCCAAGATCCGGCTCACGCGCGAACAAGTCGGTCGCATCGCCAGCGATGCGCTGAAAGAAACGCGTGAGGTCCTGCTGGGCACGGACAGCGAACAGAGCGTGCTGCACCTGCGCGAACTCAATGCGGCGGCCCGCCGGGCGTTCGGCGCGTCGCTCACGCTGGCCGATGACGGCGACGCGCCGACCATGCTGGCCGAGCCGGACGTCACCGTGCGTGCGCGCTTGCGGAATGAACTCGACGACGCCGTGGATCCCGCGTCGGGCGCCACCATCGGAACCGTGTTGCTGCAGGCGATGGAGGTCATCATGCGGGGCGGGCCCTTCGATCGGGTCGTGACCTGCTTCATGACCGGCGACCGGATGCAGCTGGTGGCGCGCACCGGCCTGGGCACCGACATCGACGCCTTGCTGTCGCGCTTCTCGTTTCCCGTGTCGGCCCGCGGTGGACCGGTGGTCGCGCTCACGCAGCAACGACAGTCGGTGTATCTCCCCACCGACCGCACGATGCACACCATGGAACAACGCTGGGCCACTGAGCAGGGGGTGTCGCAGTTCGGTGTCTTTCCGCTGATCGTGCTGGGCAAGGTGATCGGCTGCATGTACTGCGACCGCCTCGGCAGTGGACCGGCACCCGATCGCGCCACCGTCCGCTTCACGAAGTCGATTGCCGATCTGGTGGTCGACGCGATCGCACGGCGGCGCAGCTGA
- a CDS encoding Xaa-Pro dipeptidyl-peptidase, with the protein MSRRFALASLRAPTALAAVFAARTALAQPSAAPAAAPATPATPVFVNGMAQVVPAWRDSSSWIRHDLWVETDFDSDRDGRKDRVHVDVTRPAQTEGGGLKVPVLYGASPYFAGTSRDDSNWNVQQELGDQPPSRRALVAPVHQPNRRRISNALVNEWVPRGFAVVHSEATGTGLSQGCATVGDYPERAPMKFVIDWLNGRAKGYTTPTGREEVRATGWSTGKVGMIGTSYEGTLPLAAATTGVKGLEVVVPVSPNTSYYLYYRSNGLVRSPGGYLGEDVDVLYDFVASGDPATRAKCDVIWKTNVFAGRKGQDRATGDFNDFWKKRDLLPYVKHIKAAVLLAHGLNDYNVTPAHSVRIYDEMKARGLPVGLYLHQGGHGGNPPADMLNRWFSHYLYGVNNGVPGDQSAYIVQDAGAQAPMAAVAAAPSTGAPAANPRLRATALPTPFAAFPVPGTQVVTLHPTTGGRRIASLAFAPVATGAESLIDDVAFSGSALASAPTSPNRLLYATPVLTDTVHISGTPRVTLRMAANVKAANLSVWLVMLPYDSARVGSQSYKGNVSHGWADLQNAKSLKKGGDYASKDRGKPLKAGEYRDVTFDLEPTDEFIPAGKQLAVMIMSSDREFTLWPKAGAELTLDLAKSSFAIPIVGGARALQNAGMR; encoded by the coding sequence ATGAGCCGTCGTTTCGCCCTCGCCAGCCTTCGCGCGCCCACGGCCCTGGCTGCCGTCTTCGCTGCCCGTACGGCCCTCGCGCAGCCATCGGCGGCGCCTGCCGCAGCGCCCGCCACCCCTGCTACCCCGGTGTTCGTCAACGGTATGGCGCAGGTGGTCCCCGCGTGGCGCGATTCCTCGTCGTGGATTCGCCACGACCTGTGGGTTGAGACGGATTTCGACAGCGATCGCGACGGCCGAAAGGATCGCGTGCACGTGGACGTCACGCGCCCCGCGCAGACCGAGGGCGGTGGCCTAAAAGTGCCGGTGCTCTACGGCGCGAGTCCGTACTTCGCCGGCACCTCGCGTGACGATTCCAACTGGAACGTGCAGCAGGAACTCGGCGATCAGCCGCCTAGTCGACGCGCGCTGGTAGCGCCGGTGCACCAGCCCAATCGTCGGCGCATCTCGAATGCGCTGGTAAACGAATGGGTGCCGCGCGGCTTTGCGGTGGTGCACTCAGAGGCGACCGGTACCGGCTTGTCGCAGGGCTGTGCGACCGTGGGCGACTACCCCGAACGGGCGCCGATGAAGTTTGTGATCGATTGGCTGAACGGCCGCGCCAAGGGCTACACGACGCCCACCGGTCGCGAAGAAGTGCGCGCCACCGGATGGTCGACCGGAAAAGTCGGCATGATTGGCACGTCGTACGAAGGCACGCTTCCTTTGGCCGCGGCCACGACCGGCGTGAAGGGACTCGAAGTCGTCGTGCCCGTGTCGCCGAACACCTCCTACTACCTGTACTATCGCTCGAACGGACTCGTGCGCTCACCGGGCGGGTATCTCGGTGAAGATGTCGACGTGCTGTACGACTTCGTGGCCAGCGGTGACCCGGCCACGCGCGCCAAGTGTGACGTGATCTGGAAAACCAACGTGTTCGCGGGGCGAAAGGGCCAGGACCGCGCCACCGGCGACTTCAACGACTTCTGGAAGAAGCGCGATCTGTTGCCGTACGTGAAGCATATCAAGGCCGCTGTGCTGCTCGCGCATGGCCTCAACGACTACAACGTGACGCCGGCGCATAGCGTGCGCATCTACGACGAGATGAAGGCGCGTGGACTGCCCGTGGGACTGTATCTGCATCAAGGCGGACATGGCGGGAATCCGCCGGCCGACATGCTCAATCGCTGGTTCAGCCACTACCTGTACGGCGTGAACAACGGCGTGCCGGGTGATCAGTCGGCGTACATCGTACAGGACGCCGGGGCGCAGGCGCCGATGGCGGCGGTCGCCGCGGCCCCATCGACTGGTGCACCGGCGGCGAACCCGCGGCTGCGCGCCACCGCGTTGCCGACGCCGTTCGCGGCCTTCCCCGTACCCGGCACGCAGGTCGTGACGCTGCATCCCACTACCGGTGGACGCCGCATCGCGTCGCTCGCGTTCGCTCCCGTGGCGACCGGCGCCGAATCACTGATCGATGACGTCGCGTTCAGCGGCAGCGCGCTCGCCAGCGCGCCCACGTCGCCGAATCGCCTGCTGTACGCCACGCCCGTGCTCACCGACACCGTACATATCTCCGGCACGCCGCGCGTGACGCTGCGCATGGCCGCCAATGTGAAAGCGGCGAATCTCAGCGTGTGGCTCGTCATGCTTCCCTACGACTCGGCGCGCGTGGGCTCACAGAGCTACAAGGGCAACGTGTCGCACGGTTGGGCCGATCTGCAGAACGCCAAGTCGCTCAAGAAAGGCGGAGACTATGCGTCGAAGGATCGGGGCAAGCCGCTCAAGGCGGGCGAATATCGCGACGTCACTTTCGACCTCGAACCGACGGATGAATTCATTCCCGCCGGCAAGCAGCTCGCGGTGATGATCATGTCGAGCGATCGCGAGTTCACGTTGTGGCCGAAGGCAGGGGCCGAGCTTACGCTCGACCTCGCGAAGTCCTCGTTCGCCATTCCGATCGTCGGCGGCGCGCGCGCGCTTCAGAACGCCGGCATGCGCTGA
- a CDS encoding stage II sporulation protein M: MATNNPPASSAPGQLPRPSLSQTVDVETPELVVLSYTVAGVGSRATAAFIDYAICIATFIAVIVALLQLQVKFGVAASRDSSGAWVMALLGVIQFAILWLYYVLFEALGDGQTPGKRIMKLRVVKDGGLSVTFEASAIRNIVRAIDLQPIFLYAVGLVTIMANARGKRLGDMAAGTIVVKEDLVSQPVTPRKTARTDARTPLPLSASLTDAEFQLLDRFVERRMQFDPERRTQLAAGLAQRFSAKLTQDPAQLPIAQLVRLHDAELAARAQGAAARNDTGAARERHRIVATNAPRWALFANTLKSAQGAGLSTLGEAGVRRFVQDYREMTADLARLRTATRGQDSADLFYLNRLVAGAHSLLYRRGTFTLRRLVAFLFADVPAEVRASGLPIAIAATLLFGPMVIAARAVITHPSVAATLLPQGMLARAAKGVDDAKRGKGYIEDPEVYRPMMASQIATNNVQVTFVAFAGGMTAGLLTCWALVMNGVSIGAALGLYISKGIGSLIFSFIAPHGVLELTAIVLAGAAGLLLASGMLLPGNRTRRAALVHRGGRAFRLLAGAVFLLLFAGAIEGFVSPNATLSLQTKLAVSATSAVVLAIYLFYKGPANARPATARPATARPATARPAP, encoded by the coding sequence ATGGCTACCAATAATCCGCCCGCTTCGTCGGCGCCGGGGCAGTTGCCCCGACCCTCATTGTCGCAGACGGTCGACGTCGAGACGCCGGAACTTGTCGTGCTGTCGTACACCGTGGCCGGCGTGGGCTCGCGTGCCACGGCCGCGTTCATCGACTACGCGATTTGTATCGCGACATTTATCGCCGTCATTGTCGCGCTGCTTCAGCTGCAGGTGAAGTTCGGCGTGGCCGCGTCGCGCGATTCGTCGGGCGCGTGGGTGATGGCGCTGCTCGGGGTGATCCAGTTCGCCATCCTCTGGCTGTACTACGTGCTGTTCGAGGCGCTGGGCGACGGACAAACGCCGGGCAAGCGCATCATGAAGTTGCGCGTCGTGAAGGACGGGGGCCTGTCGGTCACCTTCGAGGCGTCGGCTATTCGTAACATCGTGCGCGCCATAGACCTGCAACCGATCTTTCTGTACGCCGTCGGCCTCGTCACGATCATGGCGAATGCGCGCGGCAAGCGACTCGGTGACATGGCGGCCGGCACGATCGTGGTCAAGGAAGATCTGGTGTCGCAGCCGGTGACTCCGCGGAAGACCGCGCGCACCGACGCGCGCACGCCGTTGCCCCTGTCGGCGAGTCTGACGGACGCGGAATTCCAACTGCTCGACCGGTTCGTGGAACGGCGCATGCAGTTCGACCCCGAGCGGCGCACGCAGCTGGCGGCCGGACTGGCGCAGCGCTTCAGCGCGAAGCTCACGCAGGATCCAGCACAACTGCCGATCGCACAGCTGGTGCGATTGCACGACGCCGAGCTGGCCGCTCGGGCGCAGGGCGCGGCGGCGCGCAATGACACCGGCGCCGCGCGCGAGCGACATCGCATCGTCGCCACCAACGCGCCACGGTGGGCGTTGTTCGCCAACACCCTCAAGTCGGCTCAGGGCGCTGGACTGTCCACGCTCGGCGAAGCGGGTGTGCGGCGCTTCGTGCAGGACTACCGCGAAATGACCGCCGACTTGGCTCGACTGCGCACCGCGACGCGTGGACAGGACTCGGCCGACCTGTTCTACCTCAACCGCCTGGTGGCCGGCGCCCACAGCCTGCTGTACCGGCGTGGCACGTTCACCCTGCGTCGGCTCGTCGCCTTTCTCTTCGCCGATGTGCCTGCCGAAGTGCGCGCCTCGGGGTTGCCGATCGCGATTGCGGCCACGCTGCTGTTCGGCCCCATGGTGATTGCCGCGCGCGCGGTGATCACGCATCCGTCGGTGGCGGCCACCCTGTTGCCGCAAGGCATGCTGGCCCGCGCCGCCAAGGGCGTGGACGATGCGAAGCGCGGCAAAGGGTATATCGAGGATCCCGAGGTATATCGCCCGATGATGGCGTCGCAGATCGCCACCAACAATGTGCAGGTGACCTTCGTGGCCTTCGCGGGAGGCATGACGGCCGGCCTACTCACCTGCTGGGCGCTGGTCATGAACGGCGTGAGTATCGGGGCGGCCCTCGGTCTCTACATCTCGAAGGGAATCGGGTCGCTGATCTTTTCCTTCATCGCGCCGCATGGCGTGCTCGAACTCACCGCCATTGTGTTGGCCGGCGCGGCCGGGCTGCTGCTCGCGTCGGGCATGCTGCTGCCGGGCAATCGCACGCGCCGCGCGGCGCTGGTGCACCGCGGTGGCCGCGCCTTCCGACTGCTGGCAGGCGCCGTGTTCCTGCTGCTCTTCGCCGGCGCGATCGAGGGTTTCGTTTCACCGAATGCCACGCTGTCCTTACAGACCAAGCTAGCGGTATCGGCCACCAGCGCTGTCGTGCTGGCGATCTATCTGTTCTACAAGGGACCAGCCAACGCGCGCCCCGCGACAGCGCGCCCCGCGACAGCGCGCCCCGCTACAGCGCGCCCCGCGCCTTGA
- a CDS encoding DUF58 domain-containing protein produces MSPFLRRAMQALLRFAPQRRLAWLAAFTAPVWLLPAPFGAYVGVGVSLLAVAALAIDVLMLPSAAALSVEREFPPSVGIGDEIDGSYTVINRTSRALQVELHDQLPPLVSGGVQSIALRVPGASAQRVQAGIRGTARGTALLGTVGVRVSTALGLVSARYTFETDDAIRVMPSLAGVRRYRLLAMQHHLDAMGIRVLRHKGQGQAFARLREYVRGDDPRHIDWKATSKKGKFITREFTVERSQTVITLVDAGRGMTQLSGEFSRFEHALSAALILTDVASSSGDRVGTLVFDDEVRAFVPPQASKGALTLVRDAFIPVHATSREPDYASSFRFFAAHQKKRALVVFFTDVIDVRASQALLAHVTHSAARHLVLVVALRNDALFEAAAPMDAASTEQLFESAAAEEVIQAREAVLERMRRAGVVVLDVSPQTMTASVVNRYLELKARGAL; encoded by the coding sequence ATGTCACCGTTTCTCCGACGGGCGATGCAGGCGCTGCTGCGGTTTGCTCCGCAGCGGCGACTCGCGTGGCTCGCGGCGTTCACGGCGCCCGTGTGGCTGCTGCCGGCCCCATTCGGCGCGTACGTCGGTGTGGGCGTATCGCTGCTCGCGGTCGCCGCGCTGGCCATCGACGTGCTCATGCTCCCTTCGGCGGCCGCACTGAGTGTGGAGCGTGAGTTCCCGCCGTCTGTGGGAATCGGCGACGAGATCGACGGAAGCTACACGGTCATCAACCGCACGTCGCGTGCGCTGCAGGTGGAATTGCACGACCAACTGCCGCCGTTGGTGAGCGGCGGTGTGCAATCAATCGCGCTGCGCGTTCCCGGTGCGTCGGCACAACGGGTGCAGGCCGGCATTCGCGGCACGGCGCGTGGTACGGCACTACTCGGCACGGTCGGTGTGCGCGTCAGTACGGCGCTCGGCCTGGTCAGCGCACGCTACACATTCGAGACTGACGATGCGATCCGGGTGATGCCGTCGCTCGCGGGTGTGCGTCGCTATCGCTTGCTGGCCATGCAGCACCATCTCGACGCGATGGGTATTCGCGTGCTGCGCCACAAGGGACAGGGGCAGGCGTTTGCGCGTTTGCGCGAGTACGTGCGCGGCGACGACCCTCGCCACATCGACTGGAAGGCGACGTCGAAGAAGGGCAAGTTCATTACCCGCGAGTTCACCGTGGAACGCTCGCAGACGGTGATCACGCTGGTAGACGCCGGGCGCGGCATGACGCAGTTGTCGGGCGAATTCTCTCGCTTCGAGCACGCGCTCAGCGCGGCGCTGATCCTGACCGATGTCGCCTCCTCGTCGGGCGACCGCGTGGGCACGCTGGTCTTCGACGACGAGGTGCGTGCCTTTGTGCCACCACAAGCGAGCAAGGGGGCGCTGACGCTGGTGCGCGACGCCTTCATTCCCGTGCACGCGACGTCACGGGAACCGGACTACGCGTCGTCGTTCCGTTTCTTCGCCGCGCATCAGAAGAAGCGTGCGCTGGTGGTATTCTTCACCGACGTCATCGATGTGCGCGCCTCGCAGGCCTTGCTGGCCCACGTGACGCACAGCGCCGCGCGACATCTGGTGCTGGTGGTCGCGTTGCGCAATGACGCGTTGTTCGAGGCGGCGGCGCCGATGGACGCGGCCTCCACGGAGCAGCTGTTCGAGAGTGCGGCGGCCGAGGAAGTGATTCAGGCGCGCGAAGCGGTGCTGGAGCGCATGCGGCGCGCCGGTGTGGTGGTGCTCGACGTGTCGCCGCAAACCATGACAGCGAGTGTCGTGAACCGCTACCTCGAACTCAAGGCGCGGGGCGCGCTGTAG
- a CDS encoding HDOD domain-containing protein translates to MSTTAELSPEADAFVKAVGAAADLPAFVRNVRSIGSVAANLDARVGLLEHAIMQDVALSAKVLRIANAAAGGGNAHSTVGSVKQAIMLLGFDRVQHLSTAASVFGQLEQDAPSVRDLLVESVLAANHSLQLSFAAGYDRPELAYLCALFRRFGELLVACYRPRAYRTWLEHVQAGGPCADGAEATQFGFTFEDVGVALAKRWGMPPAVVRTMRVYLGMSLGEETLHAVTQCSAELARCLYGAAATTDDAEVREIRTRFAPLIGIDVLTMQECMIVAINEAKPTLHTMQVDLDVWLRGHADATAVALVKRDSTHGTTAEQEQGADMLAPADAAALQEAIDRLVPNPSDSAQEARLRDVVRALVQQREQAQGSFSVGSVTDSTLRAACEAGYERGVLGISAEDFKLIRGRVGIGRGSAELARNFLLRPTAAFGPLGAALHIRRDLFVEMTGGDARLYGRDRLIKELSPSNFALLPLVLEMKLIGCLYFDSTIESVHSTETSRRLLCDLRDHLVAAFAHHRSSIAEPAEGAA, encoded by the coding sequence ATGAGCACGACCGCCGAGCTCTCACCGGAAGCAGACGCGTTCGTCAAAGCCGTGGGTGCGGCCGCCGATCTGCCGGCGTTCGTGCGCAATGTGCGCTCGATCGGCAGCGTCGCCGCCAATCTCGACGCCCGCGTGGGATTGCTAGAGCACGCGATCATGCAAGATGTCGCGCTGTCGGCGAAAGTGCTGCGCATCGCCAACGCGGCGGCAGGGGGTGGAAACGCCCACAGCACGGTCGGGTCGGTGAAGCAAGCGATCATGCTGCTCGGCTTTGACCGCGTGCAGCACTTGTCCACGGCGGCGAGCGTGTTCGGACAGCTCGAACAGGACGCCCCGTCCGTGCGCGACTTGCTGGTAGAGTCGGTGCTGGCGGCCAACCACAGTCTGCAGCTGTCATTCGCTGCCGGCTACGATCGGCCGGAGCTCGCCTATCTCTGCGCACTGTTCCGTCGGTTCGGCGAACTGCTGGTGGCCTGCTATCGTCCGCGTGCTTATCGCACGTGGCTCGAGCACGTGCAAGCCGGGGGACCGTGCGCTGACGGCGCGGAGGCGACGCAGTTCGGATTCACCTTCGAAGACGTGGGCGTCGCGCTGGCGAAGCGCTGGGGTATGCCTCCGGCCGTGGTGCGCACGATGCGCGTCTATCTCGGCATGTCGCTCGGCGAGGAGACGCTGCATGCGGTGACGCAGTGCAGCGCCGAGCTTGCGCGTTGCCTGTACGGTGCTGCGGCCACGACCGATGATGCCGAGGTAAGGGAGATCCGCACCCGATTTGCTCCTTTGATCGGCATCGATGTCCTGACCATGCAGGAGTGCATGATCGTGGCCATCAACGAAGCGAAGCCGACGCTGCACACCATGCAGGTGGACCTCGATGTGTGGCTGCGTGGACACGCCGACGCCACGGCCGTCGCGCTTGTGAAGCGCGATAGTACTCACGGTACGACGGCCGAGCAGGAGCAGGGTGCCGACATGCTGGCGCCCGCCGACGCCGCAGCGTTGCAGGAGGCCATCGATCGACTGGTACCCAATCCCAGCGACTCCGCTCAGGAAGCGCGGCTGCGCGACGTGGTGCGGGCGCTCGTGCAGCAGCGGGAGCAGGCGCAGGGTTCCTTCAGCGTGGGTTCGGTTACCGACTCCACGTTGCGCGCGGCGTGTGAAGCGGGATACGAGCGCGGTGTGCTCGGCATCAGTGCCGAGGATTTCAAGCTGATCCGCGGTCGCGTGGGGATTGGTCGAGGCAGTGCCGAATTGGCGCGCAACTTTCTGTTGCGACCCACCGCTGCCTTCGGGCCGCTCGGTGCCGCGCTGCATATCCGCCGCGATCTCTTCGTGGAGATGACTGGTGGCGACGCAAGGCTGTACGGGCGCGATCGCCTTATCAAGGAGCTGTCACCCAGCAACTTCGCGCTCCTGCCGCTGGTGTTGGAGATGAAACTGATCGGGTGTCTGTACTTTGACAGCACGATCGAATCGGTGCACTCCACCGAGACCAGTCGGCGGCTCCTGTGCGATCTGCGTGATCATCTCGTGGCGGCCTTCGCCCATCACCGGTCGAGTATCGCTGAACCGGCCGAGGGAGCCGCCTAG
- a CDS encoding YoaK family protein yields MPLDYVRRLTGTVRTRRENTHLGVGLAFVAGATNAGAFLAVSQYTSHMTGIVSSMADALVLRQTEVFLTGVGALCAFTLGAATTAVMVNYARRQGLSSAFALPILLEAALLLVFGFLGARLQMVHSIFVPATVSLLCFMMGLQNAVITKISKSEIRTTHVTGIVTDIGIELGKYFYVNRHDLASEPRVLADRKRLRLLTMLFTAFFSGGVIGALGFRAIGNSATIPLALVLLTLAAVPAVDDVRSALRNDRGHGD; encoded by the coding sequence ATGCCGCTCGACTACGTACGGCGCCTGACGGGAACGGTTCGCACCCGGCGTGAAAACACGCACCTCGGCGTCGGGTTGGCGTTTGTGGCAGGGGCCACGAACGCCGGTGCCTTCCTGGCCGTTTCGCAGTACACGTCACACATGACGGGCATCGTCTCGTCGATGGCGGATGCGCTCGTTCTGCGACAGACCGAGGTGTTCCTGACCGGCGTCGGAGCCCTCTGCGCGTTCACGCTGGGCGCGGCCACCACCGCCGTGATGGTGAACTACGCGCGCCGCCAAGGGTTGAGCAGCGCGTTCGCCCTGCCGATACTGCTCGAGGCCGCGCTGCTGCTGGTGTTCGGCTTCCTCGGCGCACGCCTGCAGATGGTCCATAGCATCTTCGTGCCGGCTACGGTCAGTCTGCTCTGCTTCATGATGGGGCTGCAGAATGCGGTGATCACCAAGATCTCGAAGTCGGAAATCCGAACGACGCACGTCACGGGCATCGTGACCGATATCGGTATCGAGCTCGGCAAGTACTTCTATGTGAATCGGCACGATCTTGCCAGCGAGCCGCGGGTCCTGGCCGACCGGAAGCGCCTGCGCCTGCTCACCATGCTGTTCACGGCTTTCTTCTCCGGCGGCGTGATCGGCGCGCTCGGCTTCCGCGCCATTGGCAACAGCGCCACGATTCCGTTGGCGCTGGTGCTGCTCACCCTCGCCGCCGTCCCGGCCGTCGACGACGTGCGCAGCGCACTGCGGAACGACCGCGGCCACGGGGACTGA